A window of Nicotiana tabacum cultivar K326 chromosome 24, ASM71507v2, whole genome shotgun sequence contains these coding sequences:
- the LOC142178299 gene encoding uncharacterized protein LOC142178299, translating to MYFKTAKEVWKDINERFGQSNGSKYLQIQREISTTIQGFSDIANYFTKLRTLWDELNSSYVGATCSCGALPKFIEDQQLFQFLNGNANSASCKYCKKTGHTVDKCYRLFGFPADFKFTKNKKSASCVQTEVPYVPSSFPSAASSDNSAHGFTKKQYEHLLSMFQQVQLSNGMSPDDSSIEDSGFAHFAYLFTAYDVDYLVSHACAFSHLDADLFPSFLAAPIVQPSSVSCNKPSSFTPCFNQPSIVVGSACNQINVDSTYGYTRVTWTHLLSCKGNALSILKAFTSMVKIHFHSNVHTFRSDNAFELGGSTEAINFFGNEGILHQTTIPHTPQQNGLVERKYKHLLEVARALLFQSKLPLKFWEECILTATYLINRMSSPLLLKLSPYEKLHGTPPTYEHLKSFGCLCFATSSKVGRNKFQSRAISSLFLGYPYGKKGYKLLNLSNFSIFYSRDVVFHEHVFPYKSVFYSPPSFFPSSVQPFAESSSADSATLSATEGVSPSTSSHHMPHLAPSPLLLSPVISNTPSPNSTGSIYSSEISLPSHVSPPLRKSLRTVTKPTYLNDYVCNSASLPISSPDSSMVAPSDLHMHESQFYL from the exons ATGTATTTTAAGACTGCCAAAGAGGTCTGGAAAGACATAAATGAGAGGTTTGGGCAGTCCAATGGGTCAAAGTATCTACAAATCCAGAGAGAGATAAGCACAACTATACAAGGTTTTTCAGATATAGCTAACTATTTTACTAAACTTAGGACACTTTGGGATGAATTGAATTCATCCTATGTGGGAGCTACCTGTTCATGTGGGGCTCTTCCCAAGTTCATAGAGGATCAACAGTTATTTCAATTCCTTAATGG GAATGCAAATTCTGCCTCTTGCAAGTATTGCAAGAAAACTGGACATACTGTGGACAAGTGTTATAGGCTGTTTGGCTTTCCTGCTGATTTTAAGTTCACCAAGAACAAGAAGTCAGCATCTTGTGTCCAGACTGAAGTTCCATATGTCCCTTCTTCTTTCCCTTCTGCTGCCTCCTCTGACAATTCAGCTCATGGTTTCACCAAGAAGCAATACGAACATCTTCTGAGTATGTTCCAGCAAGTTCAACTCTCCAATGGGATGTCTCCTGATGATTCTTCCATAGAAGACTCTGGTTTTGCTCATTTTGCATATTTGTTTACTGCTTATGATGTTGATTATCTTGTTTCTCATGCATGTGCATTTTCACATCTAG ATGCTGATCTATTTCCATCCTTTCTTGCTGCCCCTATAGTACAACCTAGTTCAGTATCTTGTAATAAGCCAAGTTCATTTACTCCTTGTTTCAATCAACCTTCAATTGTTGTTGGTTCTGCCTGTAATCAGATTAATGTTGATTCTACTT ATGGTTATACTAGAGTAACATGGACACATCTTCTCTCTTGTAAGGGTAATGCTCTATCTATCCTTAAGGCATTTACATCCATGGTAAAAATTCATTTTCACTCCAATGTTCATACCTTTAGATCAGATAATGCCTTTGAATTGGGTGGTAGTACTGAAGCGATCAATTTCTTTGGAAATGAGGGTATCCTTCATCAAACAACCATTCCTcacactccacaacaaaatggtcttgtggaaagaaaatacaaacaccTTTTAGAAGTTGCCAGAGCACTTTTATTTCAGTCTAAGCTTCCTCTTAAGTTTTGGGAAGAGTGTATACTTACTGCTACTTACCTTATCAATAGAATGTCGTCACCACTTTTGCTCAAACTCTCTCCTTATGAAAAATTACATGGAACTCCACCTACCTATGAACACTTAAAATCCTTTGGCTGTCTTTGCTTTGCAACATCTTCTAAGGTGGGCAGGAATAAATTTCAGTCAAGAGCCATCTCCTCCTTATTTTTGGGTTACCCCTATGGAAAGAAGGGCTACAAGTTGTTGAATCTttctaatttttctattttttactcTAGAGATGTAGTGTTTCATGAACATGTTTTTCCTTACAAATCAGTATTTTATTCTCCTCCttcattttttccttcttctGTACAACCCTTTGCTGAATCTTCATCTGCTGATTCGGCCACTCTTTCTGCTACTGAAGGTGTTTCCCCTTCTACTTCCAGTCATCATATGCCTCATTTAGCACCTTCTCCTCTTCTCCTCAGTCCTGTCATCTCTAATACTCCTTCTCCTAACTCCACTGGCTCTATTTACTCCTCTGAAATTTCTTTACCTTCTCATGTCTCTCCTCCTCTTAGGAAATCCCTTAGAACAGTTACCAAACCCACCTACCTAAATGACTATGTCTGCAATTCAGCTTCTCTTCCTATTTCCTCTCCTGATTCCTCTATGGTTGCACCTAGTGACCTTCATATGCATGAGTCTCAGTTTTACCTGTAG
- the LOC107770289 gene encoding F-box protein CPR1-like, producing the protein MNSDQFGPETMFCSFLPRDIVIEILLRLPVKSLLRFKSVSKPFCSLIKNPNFISKHIAKTTQEKPPHLLIMGRHHKTLEVMVRLIHSLTKPSHIPPLHFDVPFGLTSEKTRIVGSANGLICLNLVNHNGVAIVIWNPAIKTFKPVPRSPYVSTLGKLSVTDLGFGYHSGNDDYMVVRLLNVATSRRKYEVEVYTLSTNSWRKIASDGRVLLVILPFWKPMAPGMVVVKGFIYWVGVEVRNEEMCSVVVSFEMSSDELNFISPPIEHHGIVVDLREAITLRLFNLNESLALIYSENLEKVDIWMNAGFDIWILNENDVERTWTRRFKVEPSQGLLLEAGFWENSKALVAEERKEMCFDENREYVYTKGETKLYLYDIIEGDVEIIENHELRAPFQAYTYLESLVNVKGGVNVAKEVDLSKLLDFDPLLF; encoded by the coding sequence ATGAATTCAGACCAATTTGGTCCAGAAACAATGTTTTGTTCCTTTCTTCCAAGGGATATTGTCATCGAAATTCTCTTGAGACTTCCAGTAAAGTCATTGTTACGCTTCAAATCTGTATCCAAACCCTTTTGTTCTTTAATTAAGAACCCTAATTTCATCTCCAAACACATTGCCAAAACTACCCAAGAAAAGCCACCCCATCTTCTAATCATGGGTCGCCATCACAAAACTCTTGAAGTCATGGTACGTTTAATTCATTCGCTAACAAAACCAAGCCACATCCCACCTCTCCATTTCGACGTACCATTTGGTTTGACCTCTGAAAAAACAAGAATTGTTGGCTCCGCCAATGGCTTAATCTGCTTGAATCTCGTTAACCATAATGGCGTCGCGATTGTTATATGGAATCCAGCCATTAAAACATTCAAGCCAGTTCCTAGATCTCCATATGTTTCAACCCTAGGTAAACTCAGTGTAACCGATCTAGGGTTTGGTTATCACTCAGGGAATGATGACTATATGGTTGTTCGACTCTTGAACGTTGCTACATCGAGGAGGAAGTACGAGGTTGAAGTTTACACGTTGAGCACGAATTCTTGGAGAAAAATAGCAAGTGATGGTCGTGTATTACTAGTTATACTTCCTTTTTGGAAACCAATGGCTCCTGGAATGGTCGTGGTAAAAGGTTTTATTTATTGGGTAGGAGTTGAAGTTAGAAACGAAGAAATGTGTAGTGTTGTGGTTTCTTTTGAAATGAGCAGTGACGAATTGAATTTTATTTCACCACCTATAGAACACCATGGCATTGTAGTTGACCTAAGGGAAGCAATAACATTAAGGCTATTCAACTTAAACGAATCGTTGGCTTTGATTTATTCTGAAAATCTCGAAAAAGTTGATATATGGATGAATGCAGGATTTGATATATGGATTTTGAATGAAAATGATGTTGAAAGAACTTGGACTAGAAGGTTTAAAGTTGAACCTAGTCAAGGGTTGTTATTAGAAGCTGGATTTTGGGAGAATTCTAAGGCATTGGTAGCAGAAGAGAGGAAAGAGATGTGTTTTGACGAAAATCGAGAATACGTTTATACAAAAGGTGAGACAAAGTTATATTTGTATGATATTATTGAAGGAGATGTTGAGATTATTGAAAACCATGAACTTCGAGCCCCATTTCAAGCTTATACTTATTTGGAGAGCTTAGTGAATGTGAAGGGAGGAGTTAATGTTGCAAAGGAGGTTGATTTGTCAAAATTATTAGATTTTGACCCTTTGCTTTTTTGA